GCTTACCAACACATCCAACCGGCCGAACTCTTCTTTGATCTGTTCGAACATGGATTTGATTTTATCGACATCCCCGACATTCGCACGGACCACAAATACTTTTCGTCCCAGTTTTTCAACTTGTTCAGCCGTTTCAAGGGCACCTTTTTTACTGCGGGCGTAATTGACGACGATATCGTACCCTTTTTCTGCAAGCTGGATGGCGATTTCCCTTCCAAGACCGCGGCTGCTTCCTGTTACTAATGCTACTTTTTGACTCATGTTACTTCATCCTTTCAATTTCATTTTTCCAAATGGTCCAAAGCATAAACCGCCCCTGAACACACAAACTAATAAGAACATATCAGTTAAATGGAGGAATGAGTTATGTATGTAGGCAGAGATATGACCGAGCTTTCAATGATTCCAAAAGATGAATGGAAGAAAAGCGAACTTGCTTTCTTTCACCATTCACTACAACAAATAGTACCTTATTTGAATGCAGAAGGACAATCTATTCACCGGGAAATTGTCGAAGAAATCGAAAACCGCGGCGGATTGAAGCGCGGCGAAGCCGATTATACCCATGGAACGAAGATAAGTTACGACTGAAATAAAGGAGCAGCGGGACCCGCTGCTCCTTTCTATTTCTGCAGTATCCCTGCTCCTGTTTCCTTCCAGATTTTCTGATGTGATACAGGAAAAGCATACTTTTCCATTTCGAATGGAGTAACGGCAATCAGTTCGCTTCCTTCTAACGTGTTGCTATATACAGATCCGACATACACTTCTATGTCCCAAACGATGTGAGAGAAGATATGCTGTATCTTTGTCACAACTCCGGCCTTTAAAGAGCAATCCACTCCATACTCCTCTTCCATGAGCTGGAGCAATTGCTTCCGGCCGCTGCTTGCATTTCCGACTTCAAAATTAGGGAATTCCCATAGATTAGCGAGCAGGCCCTTCCCGGGGCGTTTATGGATCAACACCCGATCATCTTCCGTGAACAAGACCGCTGCCGCCATATTAAGCTTACGGGCCGATTTTTTCTTCGATTTAATAGGGAGTTCAGTCTGAACACCTTCTTCAAAAGCCTGACAGTGCTCACGTACGGGACAAAGCAGACAGGATGGGGATGTCGGTGTACAAATCAAAGCACCAAGTTCCATTAATGCCTGATTGAAAAAGGATGGGTTTTCTTTTGAAATCAGTTCCCTTACTGCTTCTTCAAACACTTTTCTGGATGAAGGTTTGGCAATATCAAGCCATATGGACAAAATACGTGAAAATACCCTCATCACATTTCCGTCTACGGCAGGCTCAGGTTTGCTGTAAGCAATACTTAAAATCGCCCCCGCTGTGTATGGGCCGACCCCTTTTAAAGAAGAAATTTCTTTCGGCGTATCCGGAACGATTCCTTCATACTTTTCATTCACTTCTTTAACAGCTGTTTGCAGATTCCTGACTCTCGAATAATAACCGAGGCCTTCCCACGCTTTCAAGACGTCCTCTTCATCAGCAGAGGCAAGAGCATCTATCGTGGGAAACTTATCAATAAATCGGTTAAAATAAGGGATGACCGTATCCACCCTCGTTTGCTGAAGCATGATCTCTGACACCCAAACTTTATATGGGTCTTGATCCTTCCTCCACGGCAAATCGCGTTGTTCTCTTGAAAACCATGAAATCAAATCATTCTGAAATTCCTCACGGTTTATGGTCTGTAAGTGTTTCAGTGGCTCTTCTATCAATTTTGTACCTCCAGGATGTTAATTGTTGCATTGAATAGGGAATAAATAACTAGTACTCTGTTTTTAAACAAATAAGGTTTATTTCTTGTAACCCACCACAAATACATTCGTCCAATAGTCCAAATAATAAATGACGACGGGACATCCGCAAACGTTTTAACGCATGGAAATGGGATTCTGTCGGAACTACAAAGGTTTCGATATAGCGATTCGAATCATCTTCAGCCTTCTCCCAATGGAAGTTGAAAGCATCATATTGTGGTAATGACTCTGCGATATCGGTCATAATTTGCTTATATCGAGGCTTTGAATTTTGCTTGATTTCGTATTCCAAATGTATGTGCAAAGTGTTTTTCATTGAAATAATCTCCTTTTAACCATATCATGTTCACCAATGAAACGTCATAAACAAATCTTAGAAATGCGAGCCAAGGGAGGACTTTTTTTGGATACAGGCACTCATATCGTCATGGGCTTCGCTCTCGGCGGATTGGCTACTTTAGATCCCGTCGTAGCTGAAAGCGCAGCCACTTCTCAAAGTGTGTTGGTCGCAGCCGTGATCGGCTCTCAAATTCCTGACATCGATACCGTATTGAAATTGCGCAATAATGCGGTTTATATTCGTCACCACCGGGGGGCCACCCACAGTATTCCTGCGGTCGTTCTCTGGCCGCTCTTAATTGTTGCTTGTCTTTATCCGTTTTTTCCAGGTGCTGATTTGCTTCATCTATGGATTTGGACATTTGTGGCCGTATTCCTCCATGTATTTGTCGACATTTTCAACGCCTATGGGACCCAGGCCATCAGGCCGATCTCGTCGAAATGGGTCGCTCTAGGGGTCATTAACACGTTTGATGCGATCATATTCGCCATACATGTAGTCGGCTTGATTTTGTGGGGTCTTGGTTTTCCACCGGGAAAAACCTTTTTGGTCATGTACATTGTCATCTTTGCTTATTATGTATTGAGATTTCAGGTTCAAAAAGCCGTGAAAAATGCAGTGAAGCGAAGAATCCCCGAGGCTGAAAAGATCATCGTTTCACCAACGATCCGATTTTTCCAGTGGCGCCTGGCGATCGTTACGAAGGAACATTATTATGTAGCACGGGCATTCAGGCGGTCGATTACGATCTTTGATAAATTCCAACGCGTGGAACTACCTGACAGTCCAATCATCAACGCTGCGAGGAAAGATAAAAACCTGGCAGCCTTCCTCTCCTTTTCCCCGGTTTACAGGTGGGAAGTGGATGAGTACGATGACCATTATGAAGTCCGCTTCATCGATCTGCGATATCGAAATAACGGACACTACCCATTCGTCGCCCTCGTGCAGCTCGATAAAGACCTGAACATCGTCAGCTCCTACACAGGATGGGTATTCAGCGAAGAAAAACTCCGCTCAAAAGTGGACATCGACATTTTAATTGATTAAAGCAGTGAGGGACGGACCTTAAAAGGTCCGTCCCTCATCACTTTAATGTACTAAATCATCATCTTCTTTGTCGTCGATCAGGTGTTTGTATTTCGGGTTTTGTGCGGCGAATTCATGAATTTGCTCACCGTATGTATTGACCCATTGTCGAACGACTTTCTCCGTCACTGCTTTCCCTTTGTAATCGTAACCTGCTTTTGCGTATGTCGCTTCGAAATCTTCCCATACGAGTTCAATCCAGGTCCTCGCTTTTTCATACGAAAGCTTATTATTTTTTTCAATTAACAATTGTGTTAATTCGTGGAATGTAGACTCCATTTTGTCTCCTCCTTTTCCAAATATTTAGTTTGTACTTTTATGATAATGTCGAACATTTCACCCATACTAAAGGTACGTGGTTAAGCTTAGTTGTGAATCTTTGCTTCTTCACGGTATAAGTCAGTACATTTCACCTTTTAGGAGGCACATTATGCGAAATAAATCGACAGGGTTCCCCAACATGAACAACAATAAATTTGAAGGTGAACCGAGAGCAAAGGCGGAATATGCATCTAAAAGGGCTAACGGCACCATCAACACCCATCCTCAAGAACGCATGAAATCTTCTGGACAAAGAGATCACGACTCACTTTAATACAGTGAAATTTGATTAGGGGGTAGTCACGATGGGAAACATGAAAAACAACTTCTACCGAAATAAGTACAGCAGTCCATTTAACAAGGCATTCTACAATCCGAAGCATGCCCATTCTCAGGCAAATGGACAAACCACACAAACTCAAGACTTAATCATTCTGGAGAACCAGACACGTAAGCGTTCCTAGATCTTCCGAGGTCCGTCCCTCTTGACGGACCTCTTCCTTATTTCTTTTCCCCGGCCAGAAGGGAAATGGGCATGGCTTCCTCTTTACCGTCTCCGCCCAATCGGTACCCCCAGGCGAATACTCCATTCAGATAGTCCACTTTGAAATAAGTGCCGGGATCTCCTTCAATCGCATAAATCCCACCAGGCTTATAAGCATCTGGATCCATCAGATAAGCCTGCGCCATAAGGGCCTTTCGCTCCAATACGGCAAACTCATTCACAATTCCCAACTGCTCAGCCTTTCTCGCCTTCTCCTTCAACGAAGCAATCTCCTGCCTCAACTCATGCTCCGTCATCTCACTATATCTTCTCTCTTGTTCCATTCCTCATCACCTCTACTAATAGTAGTATAGAGAAAATGATACAATAAGAAAAGCGCAAGCGGCTTGGTCAGACCCGACAAGCATTTCCGAGCAAGCAGATGAGGGCGCTCTTTGCCCTCAACTGCTTGATTGGAAATGACCTCGAGGGACTAGGAGTCGGAGCTGGACAATAAGAAAAGCGGAGGGGCTTTGCCCAGAGGCGACAAGCATAAGGCAAGTCCACCGGAAAGGCGCTCTTTGCCTTTTTGGTGGGCTGGACTTATGACCTCGAGCCTCTAAGCCCCGGAGCTGGACAATAAGAAAAGCGCAAGCGGCTTGGTCAGCACCGACAAGCATAAGAAAGGATGATTAAACATGAAGACAGCCATCATCACAGGTGGAGGCTCAGGCCTCGGGAAAGAATTGGGGAAACTCCTTAGCCAGCAAGGATATCATATCTTCCTACTTGGTCGAACAGAAGACCGTCTAAAGGAAGCAGGAACAGAAATAGAAAACATAGGCGGGCAGGTATCATTTGCACCATTAGATTTACGCTCCGCTCATGACATTCACCAATTCAGCAGGAATCACCTTAATGATTATAATGTTGAATTACTCATACATAACGCAGGCGTAGGCTATTTCGGTCCTTTCGAGGAGTCAAATGACGATGAATTAATCACTATGTTTGAAACCAATGCCCTTGGACCAATCCGGTTAACGAAGGCAATGCTGCCTAAATTGGCGCAGGAAAGCACAATCATCAATATCATTTCTACAGCCGGCCTCAGAGGAAAGAAAAACGAGTCTTTATATGTAGCAAGCAAGTTCGCCCTAAGAGGATTCGGGGAAAGCCTTCAAAAGGAATATGAAGGCTCGAACCTTCGCATCGTGAATGCTTATATGGGTGGAATGGATACTCCATTTTGGGAAAACAGTGACCATATCAGTGACCCGTCAAGACTCCGCTCTCCTAAAGAAGTAGCGGAGACGATCGTAAATGAATATCAGGAAAAAGATGAAATCGTCATCGAATCAAAAAAATAAACAGCAAAGAGGTTGGGACAAAAACCTCCTCTGAAATGAAAAAGCCGGTGAAATTTTACAACAAGTAAAATTTCACCGGCTTTGATTATTTTTAAATTAAAATAAGGACCTCTTCTGATAAAATAAAGTTACCACACAAAATCTCATCGGAAAGAAGGGTCCTTATGTTCAAAGATTATACCATGAATCAGATCGTTTTGCCTTTAGATTTAGAAATGAAATTACAAGAAAACGATATTGCCATCCATGTCCATCATTTAGTTGAAAGTATCCCTCATAAAGTGTTCGAACCATTTCTTCGAAATGAAGGGTGTCCCGCCTACCATCCTCGCATGATGCTTAAGATTATCTTATGTGCGTATTCACAATCGGTCTTTTCAGGACGCAAAATTGAAGCACTTTTAAAAGATAGTATTCGTATGATGTGGCTAGCACAAGGATATGAACCAAGTTATCGAACCATTAACCGATTCCGTGTTCAACCCGAAGTGAAAGAAGTCATTCGCGAATGTTTCGTCCAATTTCGGTGCCAATTGGTGGAAGAAAAACTGATTGATCAAGAAGCGATATTTATTGATGGCACAAAGATTGAAGCGAATGCCAATAAATTCACTTTTGTATGGAAGAAATCCATTGAAAGATACCATGCAAGTTTAATTGAAAAATCAAATGAGCTATACACTGAACTTCTAAAAAGTGAAATCATACCTGAAATAGAACGGGAAACCTCTGAACAATTGTCTGTGGAAGAACTCGCTCAAATGGTTCAAAAAGTAGACGAAGTCGTAACCAAATTTGATAAACAGATTGAAGCTACCTCGGACATTCCGAGACGAAAAGCTTTAAGAGCTGAACGCAAACATCCAAAACAAGTCCGTAAAAAACTGATTGATTTTATCTCGCGCAAACAGAAATACCAACAAGACTTAGAGACCTTTGGAACACGTAATAGTTATTCTAAAACAGATACCGATGCGACGTTCATGCGAATGAAAGATGATTATATGAAGAACGGACAATTGAAAGCTGGTTATAATGTACAAATCGCCACGGAAGGTCAATACACCTTAGCCTATAGCTTGTTTTCAAACCCAACAGATACCCGAACCTTAATTCCATTTCTAGATAGAATTGAGCAAGATTATTTCGAATTGCCAAAGCAAATCGTCGCAGATGCGGGTTATGGAAGTGAACAAAATTATAACGATATCCTTTCCAATAGAAAACGAGAAGCACTTATTACGTATAACTGGTATCTAAAGGAACAAAAGAAAAAATATAAACAAAACTTATTTAACCCTGACAACTGGGAGTATGAAAAAGAAACGGATACATATATTTGCCCTAATCAAAAACGTCTTGAATTTCAGCATTATTCTACTCGCCATGACCGTACAGGCTTTGAACGGAAGTTCAAGATCTATGAGTGCGAAGACTGCTTGGGGTGCCCTTTTCGTTCATCATGTACCAAAGCAAAAGAAGGCAATAATCGAAAACTGATGGTGAATGAAAAGTGGGAGCAGCAAAAAGAATATGTAAGATCGAAGCTTTCAGAGGAGAAAACAGGAGCCATCTATCGAAAACGTAAAATCGATGTGGAGCCAGTTTTTGGATTCTTGAAGGCTAATTTGCGTTTCACTCGATTTTCCGTACGAGGAAAATCGAAGGTTGAAAATGAAATGGGAATCGCGTTAATGGCAGTGAATTTGAGAAAATTCATTGCCAACAACTAATCTTCAGATGAATTTACACGAGAAAATAAAAAAGGTGAATTTGAGCACGCTCAAATTCACCTTTTTTTCAGTTAGAAACTAGTTTTGTCCCAGCCTCTTGATTTAAGGAGCAAACGGGAAAAACATAAAGGCCACGAAAAATAATAGCATAGGGACTAAAAACAATGCGAATACGTCAATGACCACGACAAAGGCGACCCATACCCAGCGGATGCCATCCTTTCGTTTTAAAAACTGCTGAATCATCCTGATATTGACCAGGATCAAGAAGATTGCCACTCCGAGAAGAAAGAATGGCACGACCCATTTTCCCATATCCTCAGCAAATCCCTGGTTGTACCACTCCTGCCTGCCTAATGAATAGTAGTCCGTTTGCACTTTTATAATCAATTCACCGATGAGAAATAAGAGGGCAGTACCAATCACTATTCCTCCAGTGTAAAGCTTGAATTTTCTCCCTGTCCCAATGATAAGCGGCAGGGTAACAACAATAAACAGGATCGTAACTATCTCCACTGAACTCTCCCTTTCCCCATCCCTTTAGTGATGAAAAAAATCACTCTTCATTTTCTTTTAATTCTTCCAACAGCCTTTCAATGTCTTCCATTGAAAATCCTTTTCGATACAACGTTTGCTTCATTTTCTGTACATACTCATATCCATCGTATTTTGAACTGAGCTTTCTGTGAGCCTTCAGCCCCTGATGATAAACCGCATCCCATCTCTCATCATCATCCCGTTCGGATTCGACGGTTTCCCATACGATTTTCATGACTGAGCCAGGATACCCTTTCCTCATCATGTTTTGTTCAATCTTTTGCTTGGCAATCATCTTGGAATCTTTCCGATATTTATGAAGGAGCTTTTCTGTCAGGGCGACCGCTTTGTCTACCTGCTTTTCTTGTGTGAAAGCGGCGAGGGCTTCTTCAATATGGGAATCCCCTACACCCTTTCTTCTCAATTCCCCCCGGATCCAAGTCGGCCCCTTGTCACCCGTATTCATCTGGGTACCGACAAACGCGTGGGCGAATTCTAAATCATTGATGTATTTAATCTCATTTAATTTATGAATGACTTCCTGGATGACCCCTTCCTCCGGGTCCCCTTCCTCGAGGTGATCACGGATTTCCTTTTCCGTTCTCATCCGGTAGGCCAGATACTGAATGGCTTTATTAAATGCTTTTTTTACATCGTCTTCATATTGAAGCTCTGAAATCTCGAGCTCATCCACCTCCAGCCCTTTTCTGAGCTGAAACTTGGCAAGAACCGCTTCATCCACACTGAAAGAATATTTTCCATCTATAAATAAATTGTAACGCTCATCGTTCTTCACTTGCTTCGTTATTTTCGTAATCTTACCCATATTTTCCACCTCCTTTTAATCCTAACACATTCAACATATGTTTTTTATTCTGAAGATAGGTAAAATAATAAGTATAACTGGAGGGATGATGATGAAGATTGCCATAACAGGTGGAACAGGTTTTGTCGGTCAGGCTCTGACAGAGGAACTTCTCAAACACCAGCATGAAGTGATGATCCTGACCCGAAGTCCGGATAAATATGATGCTCGGCCAGGTGTGACGTATGTGAAATGGCTTTCCGATGGGGCAAGACCCGAAGAGGAGCTCGAAGGAATTCACGCCTTCATCAATCTTGCGGGAGAGTCCATCAATAGCGGAAGATGGACAGAGGAACGGAAGAAACGGATCATCAACAGCCGAATCAACTCAACCCGGGAAGTCATCAATATCATAAAAGCATTGAAAGACAAGCCTGCCTGCCTTATCAACGCAAGCGCAATCGGCTATTACCCTTCTTCCAAGACGAATACGTATACGGAAGCCTCAACCGAGACAGCTGACAATTTCCTCGGGGAAACCGTTCAAATATGGGAAAAGGAAGCAGCCAGAGCCAAACAAATAGGCATACGGGTAGCCTATACGCGATTCGGCATCATTCTCGGCAAGGAGGAAGGCGCCCTTCCACGGATTGCCCTTCCCTATAAAATGTTTGTCGGGGGCACTGTCGGTTCTGGGGAGCAGTGGATGTCATGGGTTCACATCAAGGATATCGCAAGAGCCGTGCATTTTGTAGCCGAAACAGAGGGGATTGCAGGACCTGTTAATGTCACCGCTCCTTCTCCCGTTACTATGAAAGAATTCGGAAAAACACTCGGGACGGTCCTTGGCAGGCCACACTGGATACCAGTCCCTTCCCTTGCTTTAAAAGTGGCGATGGGTGAAATGAGCGCACTCGTATTGGAAGGACAAAAAGTCTTACCGGCTGTCCTCTCAGAACACGGTTTTCAATTTCAATATCCGGATTTGAAAAGTGCCCTCATTGATATTTATCAGTAAGTCACAGGTATGTCCCTTCCTTTTCACGGCAAAAATAGAAATAATCTTGAAAAGAAGGGATGTACATAGAAATGGATAATAAGAAAAAGAAAGACAAAAACAAGTCGGTTCTATCAAGTGCTCAGGAAGTCACGTACTCAAGGGAGTTCAAAGCAGCAGATCGTGCAGGCGGTTTCAGTTCCAAAGCCCACAGGTAGACAATTATTACCTAACTAAAAGCCCTTACTTTGAAGAAAGATAAAGGTACAGGTCCCACAGGATCCTGTACCTTTATTTTTTAACCAAAAGGGGATGTTGATATTGGGAAGATCACGCGGCCATAGCAAAAGAGGAAATAAAAACAGCCTGCCACAAACACCCGCTCAGCTCAAATCTGATGGTGTTGACGAAGAGTTCTCACGAGAACTTGCCGATCAGGCAGATATGGAAGCACAAGCCCGTGCGAACGCTGCAAACCAGCGTGCACGGGTGAAGAAAAACCAATAGTGAATCCCGTTCGTTAAAAAGCCGGGTTTGAGGAATTCAGCTTTAAAGAGCCCCACGCTGTGACAGCATGGGGCTCTTCATATCCAAAACGTTCACACCACAATCGGCTTCTTGTGCTTTTTGTCATGTTGAGTGATCATCTGTTTGAAGTAGGGAATCATCCAATGGTCGGCTCCCCAGTAGTAGGCGCCTCTACCTGTGAAAAGAAGAATGATGGCCGCTGTGTAAAGGATGGGGTTCGTGCTGACAGTCCCTGCCAGTAAGAAATTCAGGTTCATAAATGCACCTGCGAGAAGGGCCGGCAGAGTCATGAAGCCGACAATCAGCCCTACCCCTACCAACATTTCTCCCCAAGGAATCAAGACATTGAACAGTTCTACGTTCGGCAAAGCGAATCCTTTCAAGAATTCTGCATACCATCCTTGTACGGCTGGATGGTCACCTGTAGCATTAGCCAAAGCCCCCTGCAAAAAGCCGCTTGCATCAAAACCGTCATTCACCTTATGCCACCCAGCTTCAAGCCACTGAACTCCCAACCAAATTCTCAACACTGTCCAAACCGCGCTCACTTTTTGATTTTCCCACCATCTCATGATGGATCATCTCCTTTTGGATGTATAGTTTGTGAAAATATTCACAAATATAATTGCATTAAGATGACCTGTTGTGATTTATATCGTGTTATTGTGAAATGTTTCACATGTTCTTTACACTCTTAATATACCTCTTCTCCCCCCTTAATACAATAGGCTTTCGTGTCGTTCACAAAGGTGTCAAAATCCTGGAATTTAGGAAGAGTTCAGCTGCTGAAATAGAAGCAAAAATCAGCAGCTGAATTACCTTTCTTATTTGACTGTTAAAGTTCAGCCAATCTTCACCTGTCAAAAATCAACGGAATTTTAACAGGTGAACAAGCGGGCCGCTGTAGTTAACGCTCTCTACTCAAATCAATGATCCGGATTAAATTTTCACTATCATCTTGATAGATGGCATATCTTCCTGGGGGAATATCACATGGAGTTTTAATGAAATGGAGCTTTTCCTGATGATGTTCATAATATTCATCTACGCTGTCTACGATAAAAATTCCGCCTGGTCCTAATTCAGGCTCATCATTTTCAATCATTAGTTGAACATCCGTTCCCGGCAGCCTAAGGGCAATGGTATGATCTCCTTCTCTCCAAGCCTCTTCAAACCCTAATGTGTCTCGATAATAAATAAGGGATTTCTTTAAATCTGTTACAGGATGACATAGAAAAGCCAGTTTCATATACTCCACCTCAATTGATATTTTTACCAAAACCTAACTTGGTTTGTATAACGTAACATAGTTATACATCGCTTATGTTGCAATAAATCCCGTACGCATTAACTTTACCATAAAAACCCAAATACAACCCGCTATTTTTTGATAATACAAAAACCGAAACTTTCTAATTTCCCACACGTATTACATAATAGAGACAGATATCCGTTTACGGGGGATGAAATGATGAAGTCAGAGAACAAGCTTTGGAGAATGTGGAAGGTATTATCACTTGCCTTATCCATCGTGGTCAGGGTCTACTGGTACCGGCTGCGGGGTAAGTCCCAATGGGAAAAAGAAAAGCTTTGGGAACAAATCGGGAAAGAGTTCAAGGAAACCCTTTTTGAACTGAATGGCGTGTTGATCAAAGTTGGACAACTGTTAAGTATACGGGAGGATCTGCTTCCGAAAGGGTTCATCAATCAAATTCAGGACTTGGTTGACCATGTACCTCCTTCCCCTTGGGAAAAGATTGAATCGGTTCTTGAAGGGGAATGGGGCGGCCCCGTTTCTTCTAAGGTACTGAACATTGATCAAGAAGCCATCGCCTCGGCTTCCATCGGGGAAGTGTACAAAGCGACATTGCTTGATGGCACGCAAGCGGCCATCAAGGTGCAGCGACCGGAGATCCCCTCACTTGTGAAGACCGATTTTCGGACATTGTCCATCATCATCTGGTTTGCCAGGCATTTTGCTCCCATGCCGAAGGGGTTCATTAATTTTAAAATGCTATATAAAGAATTGAAGCAGGTCATCGAGCAGGAGCTCGACTTTTCCAAAGAAATGAGTACCGGCATTTCTTTTAAACAGAGGTTTAAAGATCATGCCAATGTGAAGATCCCGACTATGTATCCTGAACTCTGTACAGATAAAGTATTGGTGATGGAATGGGTCGATGGGGTTCGATTGAATGATAGAGAAGCGATTGATTTGTATGGACTGAATGGCCAGAAGCTTGCACAGGAGCTATTCCGTCTCTTCCTCCCTCAGTGGCTCGAGCCCGGAATCTTCCATGCCGATCCCCATGCCGGGAACATTCTGCTTCAGCCTGATGGTACTTTCGTTTTAT
The DNA window shown above is from Rossellomorea vietnamensis and carries:
- the mutY gene encoding A/G-specific adenine glycosylase — its product is MIEEPLKHLQTINREEFQNDLISWFSREQRDLPWRKDQDPYKVWVSEIMLQQTRVDTVIPYFNRFIDKFPTIDALASADEEDVLKAWEGLGYYSRVRNLQTAVKEVNEKYEGIVPDTPKEISSLKGVGPYTAGAILSIAYSKPEPAVDGNVMRVFSRILSIWLDIAKPSSRKVFEEAVRELISKENPSFFNQALMELGALICTPTSPSCLLCPVREHCQAFEEGVQTELPIKSKKKSARKLNMAAAVLFTEDDRVLIHKRPGKGLLANLWEFPNFEVGNASSGRKQLLQLMEEEYGVDCSLKAGVVTKIQHIFSHIVWDIEVYVGSVYSNTLEGSELIAVTPFEMEKYAFPVSHQKIWKETGAGILQK
- a CDS encoding metal-dependent hydrolase, with the translated sequence MDTGTHIVMGFALGGLATLDPVVAESAATSQSVLVAAVIGSQIPDIDTVLKLRNNAVYIRHHRGATHSIPAVVLWPLLIVACLYPFFPGADLLHLWIWTFVAVFLHVFVDIFNAYGTQAIRPISSKWVALGVINTFDAIIFAIHVVGLILWGLGFPPGKTFLVMYIVIFAYYVLRFQVQKAVKNAVKRRIPEAEKIIVSPTIRFFQWRLAIVTKEHYYVARAFRRSITIFDKFQRVELPDSPIINAARKDKNLAAFLSFSPVYRWEVDEYDDHYEVRFIDLRYRNNGHYPFVALVQLDKDLNIVSSYTGWVFSEEKLRSKVDIDILID
- a CDS encoding YfhJ family protein: MESTFHELTQLLIEKNNKLSYEKARTWIELVWEDFEATYAKAGYDYKGKAVTEKVVRQWVNTYGEQIHEFAAQNPKYKHLIDDKEDDDLVH
- a CDS encoding small, acid-soluble spore protein K, which codes for MRNKSTGFPNMNNNKFEGEPRAKAEYASKRANGTINTHPQERMKSSGQRDHDSL
- a CDS encoding YpzG family protein yields the protein MGNMKNNFYRNKYSSPFNKAFYNPKHAHSQANGQTTQTQDLIILENQTRKRS
- a CDS encoding YfhH family protein, with amino-acid sequence MEQERRYSEMTEHELRQEIASLKEKARKAEQLGIVNEFAVLERKALMAQAYLMDPDAYKPGGIYAIEGDPGTYFKVDYLNGVFAWGYRLGGDGKEEAMPISLLAGEKK
- a CDS encoding SDR family NAD(P)-dependent oxidoreductase → MKTAIITGGGSGLGKELGKLLSQQGYHIFLLGRTEDRLKEAGTEIENIGGQVSFAPLDLRSAHDIHQFSRNHLNDYNVELLIHNAGVGYFGPFEESNDDELITMFETNALGPIRLTKAMLPKLAQESTIINIISTAGLRGKKNESLYVASKFALRGFGESLQKEYEGSNLRIVNAYMGGMDTPFWENSDHISDPSRLRSPKEVAETIVNEYQEKDEIVIESKK
- a CDS encoding IS1182 family transposase, which gives rise to MFKDYTMNQIVLPLDLEMKLQENDIAIHVHHLVESIPHKVFEPFLRNEGCPAYHPRMMLKIILCAYSQSVFSGRKIEALLKDSIRMMWLAQGYEPSYRTINRFRVQPEVKEVIRECFVQFRCQLVEEKLIDQEAIFIDGTKIEANANKFTFVWKKSIERYHASLIEKSNELYTELLKSEIIPEIERETSEQLSVEELAQMVQKVDEVVTKFDKQIEATSDIPRRKALRAERKHPKQVRKKLIDFISRKQKYQQDLETFGTRNSYSKTDTDATFMRMKDDYMKNGQLKAGYNVQIATEGQYTLAYSLFSNPTDTRTLIPFLDRIEQDYFELPKQIVADAGYGSEQNYNDILSNRKREALITYNWYLKEQKKKYKQNLFNPDNWEYEKETDTYICPNQKRLEFQHYSTRHDRTGFERKFKIYECEDCLGCPFRSSCTKAKEGNNRKLMVNEKWEQQKEYVRSKLSEEKTGAIYRKRKIDVEPVFGFLKANLRFTRFSVRGKSKVENEMGIALMAVNLRKFIANN
- the recX gene encoding recombination regulator RecX; the protein is MGKITKITKQVKNDERYNLFIDGKYSFSVDEAVLAKFQLRKGLEVDELEISELQYEDDVKKAFNKAIQYLAYRMRTEKEIRDHLEEGDPEEGVIQEVIHKLNEIKYINDLEFAHAFVGTQMNTGDKGPTWIRGELRRKGVGDSHIEEALAAFTQEKQVDKAVALTEKLLHKYRKDSKMIAKQKIEQNMMRKGYPGSVMKIVWETVESERDDDERWDAVYHQGLKAHRKLSSKYDGYEYVQKMKQTLYRKGFSMEDIERLLEELKENEE
- a CDS encoding TIGR01777 family oxidoreductase; translated protein: MKIAITGGTGFVGQALTEELLKHQHEVMILTRSPDKYDARPGVTYVKWLSDGARPEEELEGIHAFINLAGESINSGRWTEERKKRIINSRINSTREVINIIKALKDKPACLINASAIGYYPSSKTNTYTEASTETADNFLGETVQIWEKEAARAKQIGIRVAYTRFGIILGKEEGALPRIALPYKMFVGGTVGSGEQWMSWVHIKDIARAVHFVAETEGIAGPVNVTAPSPVTMKEFGKTLGTVLGRPHWIPVPSLALKVAMGEMSALVLEGQKVLPAVLSEHGFQFQYPDLKSALIDIYQ
- a CDS encoding YfhE family protein; amino-acid sequence: MDNKKKKDKNKSVLSSAQEVTYSREFKAADRAGGFSSKAHR
- a CDS encoding YfhD family protein — protein: MGRSRGHSKRGNKNSLPQTPAQLKSDGVDEEFSRELADQADMEAQARANAANQRARVKKNQ
- a CDS encoding DoxX family protein — protein: MRWWENQKVSAVWTVLRIWLGVQWLEAGWHKVNDGFDASGFLQGALANATGDHPAVQGWYAEFLKGFALPNVELFNVLIPWGEMLVGVGLIVGFMTLPALLAGAFMNLNFLLAGTVSTNPILYTAAIILLFTGRGAYYWGADHWMIPYFKQMITQHDKKHKKPIVV
- a CDS encoding VOC family protein, with the translated sequence MKLAFLCHPVTDLKKSLIYYRDTLGFEEAWREGDHTIALRLPGTDVQLMIENDEPELGPGGIFIVDSVDEYYEHHQEKLHFIKTPCDIPPGRYAIYQDDSENLIRIIDLSRER